From the Clarias gariepinus isolate MV-2021 ecotype Netherlands chromosome 3, CGAR_prim_01v2, whole genome shotgun sequence genome, one window contains:
- the LOC128518496 gene encoding TANK-binding kinase 1-binding protein 1-like yields the protein MESLLREQFGFKGGSDSLREEVCGIVRWPPSSLSVDINQFAAAYHEIRLRLAGLERENSSIRRKLKNYEMKFPMVNMCDDERSVCCSCESEKVELIQTENTNLQQRINSLMQELQKSKAQEQRLEDVIKAYEKIHLEKSSVQKDLDNMTTLAEQHMERIRKLETALGQRELQLQKKKKAREMSHQRNKETRYLHLYTSLDTPCALECPGPSLQSSRSLDTLTDLRVQCLEAELEGVWHEARGACQREADLKAELQRLQEEIRLEKERQELDVECEHCSVEWITKAGDEQVNLALAYTELVEELSRIRRLAAEQARILGQNRGSLDHNSPILRHGPASPPSDPAPPPTHPMRSYFQGRRSYSDMADPSVSPHVVHNPTSTLPKRRTTSHAHLRPISTGPRPSSAHSALELSFQLPDSTPAPLATPPQSSEDEDEEWLGLRMMTPPHSHTRSEHAQSWPSIKLWMEEEESDSRSCPLCQLSFPTGFPEDALITHIDTHLENSKI from the exons ATGGAGTCTCTCCTGAGGGAACAGTTTGGTTTTAAAGGAGGAAGTGACTCTCTGAGAGAGGAGGTGTGCGGGATAGTAAGATGGCCGCCGTCCTCTCTGTCTGTGGACATCAATCAGTTTGCTGCAGCGTATCATGAGATCAGGCTGCGTCTGGCCGGCCTGGAGCGGGAGAACAGCAGCATCAGGAGGAAGCTCAAGAACTATGAGATGAAG ttcCCCATGGTCAATATGTGTGATGACGAGAGGAGTGTGTGCTGCTCCTGTGAGTCCGAGAAGGTCGAACTGATCCAGACTGAAAACACCAACCTTCAGCAAAGGATCAACTCCCTTATGcaggag CTTCAGAAGAGTAAAGCTCAAGAGCAGCGTCTGGAAGACGTGATCAAAGCCTATGAGAAAATTCACCTGGAGAAGAGCAGCGTTCAGAAGGACCTGGATAACatg acGACCCTGGCCGAGCAGCACATGGAGAGGATCAGGAAGCTGGAGACGGCACTCGGTCAGAGAGAGCTCCAGctgcagaagaagaaaaaagcgaGAGAAATGTCACATCAGCGCAATAAAGAAACTCGCTACCTGCATCTGTACACCAGCTTGGACACACCCtgcg CGTTGGAGTGTCCTGGGCCGAGTCTGCAGAGCTCACGCAGTCTGGACACTCTCACGGACCTAAGGGTTCAGTGTTTGGAGGCGGAGCTTGAGGGGGTGTGGCATGAGGCTAGAGGGGCGTGTCAGCGGGAGGCGGACCTTAAGGCTGAGCTGCAGCGTCTGCAGGAGGAGATCAGACTGGAGAAAGAacgacag GAGTTGGATGTGGAGTGTGAGCACTGCAGTGTGGAGTGGATTACGAAGGCAGGAGATGAGCA ggtGAACCTGGCACTGGCTTACACAGAGCTGGTGGAGGAACTGAGCCGAATCCGCAGGCTCGCTGCTGAACAGGCCAGAATCCTGGGACAGAACCGCGGTTCCCTGGATCACAACAGTCCCA TATTGAGGCATGGCCCCGCCTCCCCTCCCTCTGACCCCGCCCCTCCACCTACTCACCCAATGAGGTCGTACTTCCAGGGTCGCCGTAGTTACTCAGACATGGCCGACCCCTCCGTCTCTCCTCACGTCGTCCACAATCCCACTTCCACGCTCCCGAAGCGTAGAACCAcaagccacgcccacctcagGCCAATCTCCACTGGGCCCCGCCCATCTTCTGCCCACAGTGCCCTGGAACTCAGCTTCCAGCTGCCTGACTCCACCCCTGCTCCACTGGCCACACCTCCTCAGTCCTCAGAGGATGAAGATGAGGAATGGTTGGGGCTTAGGATGATGACACCACCCCACTCTCACACCCGCAGTGAGCACGCTCAGTCCTGGCCCTCAATCAAA ttgtggatggaggaggaggagagcgaCTCTCGGAGTTGTCCCCTCTGTCAGCTCTCGTTTCCTACTGGCTTTCCCGAAGACGCTCTGATCACACACATCGACACTCATCTGGAAAACAGcaaaatataa